Proteins encoded by one window of bacterium:
- a CDS encoding acyl-CoA carboxylase subunit beta: MPNEDKYEKLAELRRKALAGDPERIAKQQAKGKLTARERIGILFDEGTFQELDRFKVHRCTDFDMESNRPLGDGVITGYGFIEGRLTYAFAQDFTVFGGTLSRAHGEKICKVMDLALKNGAPFVGLNDSGGARIQEGVDSLAGYAEVFQANTMASGVIPQISAIMGPCAGGAVYSPAVTDFAFMVDGTSHMFLTGPDVIKTVMNEDVTFEELGGARVHASKSGVCHVVAANEFECLQGIRRLLQFFPQNNMEDPPLGKTSDDPARMDEKLDGIVPDSSTKPYDMKDIIRLVVDDGDFFETHADFAANHITGFARFDGRPVGIVAHQPAVLAGCLDIDSSCKSARMIRFCDCFNLPVVTFSDVPGFLPGTDQEWRGVIKHGAMLLYAYAEATVPKVHVITRKSYGGAYAVTSNRHMRGDIVYAWPTAEIAVMGAEGAVQILYRRELKAADDPKALADKLAAEFRERFADPYTAAGLGYVDEVIMPHETRPKIIAALEMLRHKRDHNPPKKHGNIPL, from the coding sequence ATGCCGAACGAGGACAAGTACGAGAAGCTGGCCGAACTCCGCCGGAAGGCGCTCGCGGGCGACCCGGAGCGAATCGCCAAGCAGCAGGCCAAGGGCAAGCTCACCGCCCGGGAGCGCATCGGCATCCTCTTCGACGAGGGCACTTTCCAGGAGCTCGACCGGTTCAAGGTCCACCGCTGCACCGACTTCGACATGGAGTCGAACCGCCCCCTGGGCGACGGTGTCATCACCGGCTACGGTTTCATCGAGGGTCGGCTGACCTATGCCTTCGCCCAGGACTTCACCGTCTTCGGCGGGACGCTCTCCCGGGCCCACGGGGAGAAAATCTGCAAGGTGATGGACCTGGCGCTCAAGAACGGCGCGCCCTTCGTGGGGTTGAACGACTCCGGCGGCGCCCGCATCCAGGAGGGGGTGGACTCCCTCGCCGGTTACGCCGAGGTCTTTCAGGCCAACACCATGGCTTCGGGGGTGATTCCGCAGATTTCGGCCATCATGGGCCCCTGCGCCGGCGGCGCCGTCTACTCCCCCGCCGTCACCGACTTCGCCTTCATGGTGGACGGCACCAGCCACATGTTTCTGACCGGGCCAGACGTCATCAAGACGGTGATGAACGAGGATGTCACCTTCGAGGAACTGGGCGGGGCCAGGGTCCACGCGTCGAAATCCGGCGTCTGCCACGTGGTGGCGGCCAACGAGTTCGAGTGCCTCCAGGGCATCCGCCGCCTGTTGCAGTTCTTCCCCCAGAACAACATGGAGGACCCGCCGCTGGGGAAGACCTCCGACGACCCGGCCCGCATGGATGAAAAGCTCGACGGCATCGTCCCCGACTCGTCCACCAAGCCCTACGACATGAAAGACATCATCCGGCTGGTGGTTGACGACGGGGACTTCTTCGAGACGCACGCCGACTTCGCCGCCAACCACATCACCGGCTTCGCGCGGTTCGACGGGCGGCCCGTGGGAATCGTGGCCCACCAGCCGGCGGTCCTGGCCGGGTGCCTGGACATAGACTCGTCGTGCAAATCGGCCCGGATGATACGTTTCTGCGACTGCTTCAACCTGCCGGTGGTCACCTTCTCCGACGTGCCGGGTTTTCTGCCCGGGACCGACCAGGAGTGGCGGGGCGTGATAAAGCACGGCGCGATGCTCCTCTACGCCTACGCCGAGGCCACGGTGCCCAAGGTCCACGTCATCACGCGCAAGTCCTACGGCGGCGCCTACGCGGTGACCTCCAACCGCCACATGCGGGGCGACATCGTCTACGCCTGGCCCACGGCGGAGATAGCGGTGATGGGGGCCGAGGGCGCGGTGCAGATTCTCTACCGTCGCGAGCTCAAGGCCGCCGACGACCCCAAGGCCCTGGCCGACAAGCTCGCCGCCGAGTTCCGGGAGCGCTTCGCCGATCCATACACCGCCGCGGGGCTGGGCTACGTGGACGAGGTCATCATGCCCCACGAGACGCGACCGAAAATCATCGCCGCCCTCGAGATGCTCAGGCACAAGCGGGACCACAACCCGCCCAAGAAGCACGGGAATATCCCCCTCTGA